DNA sequence from the Oculatellaceae cyanobacterium genome:
GCATTATTTAGATGCAACGGTGGGAGGTGGCGGACATAGCCGCTTGATTTTGGAGGCTGCACCGGATGTGGAAGTAACGGCTATTGATCGAGATGAAAGTGCGATCGCAGCCGCGAAAATTGTCTTAACTAATTTTAACTCACGGATCAATTTTATTCAAAGCAATTTTGCGGAATTTAATCCTAAAAATGTTACTTTTGATGGTATAATAGCAGACTTAGGCGTTAGCTCTGTACATCTAGATTTTCCTGAGCGTGGCTTTAGTTTTCGCCACGAAGCAGCATTAGATATGCGGATGGATAGACGAGAAGACATTACCGCCGCAGATATTATTAATCATTGGGATGAAAAGGAATTAGCAGATATTTTCTTTAAATATGGGGAAGAACGCCTTTCCAGAAGGATTGCGCGGAGAATTGTCGAAAATCGCCCTTTTAAGACAACTACAGAGTTAGCGGAAGCGATCGCATATTCTGTTCCTCGTCAATACCGTTATGGTAGAATTCATCCAGCTACTAGAGTTTTTCAAGCATTAAGAATAGTAGTTAATCAAGAGTTAACTTCACTGGAAAAGTTTGTAGCTCAAGCACCTAATTGGTTAAAACCTAGTGGCAGAATTGGAATTATTAGTTTTCATAGTCTAGAAGACAGAATTGTTAAGCATAGATTAAAAGAATCACCACTATTGCAAGTGTTGACTAAAAAGCCGATTATTCCTCAAGAAGATGAGCTTGAAAATAATCCTCGTTCTCGTTCAGCTAAACTTAGGTTAGCAGAACGCAAGATTTAAAGTTAAATTATACCAGCATTTTTATGTAGGGGCGGGTTGACAAATAAAATCAAATATTCTGTTTAAACCCGCCCTACACATAGCACTTGACATCAACTAACTTATATAAGATGGGTATTAAGCAGGGTTTTAAATAAAATTTAAAAAGCTTATTTTTGAGTTTTTTTTGACCGCAGATGGAAGCAGATGAACGCAGATGGAAGCAGATGTTTATCTAGATTTAGTCGCTATAGCCAGATTTTTGGGATGAAACATAAAATCTCCTCTCTCATCTCCCATCTCTCCTATCAACAAAGGGTCTTTACAACCCGCGATGATTGCTGCAAATTTAAGCTGTGTGGTAACTCTACACGAAATGTAGAACCTTCACCTAATTGGCTCTTTACTGTAATTTTTCCATTCATTAGATGTACTAAGGAATCTGTAATTGCTAACCCTAAACCAGTACCTCCTGGCGTGCGGGTATTTGTTTGATTTGCTTGGCGAAATTCTTTAAAAATATGTTGTATTTCACTATCACTGATGCCAATTCCGGTATCTTTAACAATAATTTCTAATTTATCTCCATCAAAATCCCGCACTTCAACGGATACACCGCCAAATTCAGTAAACTTAATGGCATTTGATAATAAATTTACTACAATCTGACGCAAGCGATCGCTATCATTCACAACTTGGGGATTTTGTAAAGTAATATTTAAATTTAAGGACAAGTTTTTTTGTTCGGCAGCACGTCTAAAATCGTTAACAATATTTGTTATTAACTGCTCAATACTAAAGACTTCTAACTTAAATTCTAAACGGCCTGCTTGCAGACGAGAAAAGTCGAGAATATCGTTAATTACTGTTAATAGTTGTTTACCATTATTTAATATCCGCTCAATCATATTGATATGCTGCGGCATTAATTTACTATCAAATTGTCGCAACATCACTTGCGAAAATCCCAGAATTGCATTTAGTGGGGTGCGTAGTTCGTGGGATATAATTCCTAAAAATTGAGATTTTAGACGAGATTCTTCTAACAGTTGCAAATTCTGAATTTCCATCAGCCGCTTTTGCTCTTCTGCGTGTTTGCGGACAGTAATATCACGCACCAGCCAGCGCATACCAACCAAACCACCATCTTGATTGTGCATAGCAGCTACGGTGATAGCAGCATCAAAGGGTAAACCATTTCTTGCTTGCATCACCAATTCCCACTCCTGCACCCGCTCTTTTTGTTGCAGCCTTAGCAGTTCGTTAACAAAATTCTGACGTTCTTGCTCGACTACAAAAGTAATTAAGGGTTTATTCAGCAGGTATTTCTGGGGCAGGTTAAACAGTTTCGCCGCCGCACGGTTAGCTTCAGTGATTACGCCTTGAGAATTTGTGAGTAAATAGCAATCAGGGGCAAACTCAAATAAATCTTGGTAGCGTTGACGTTCAACTTCTAGCTGATGACGAGTAGTTAATAACTCTTGATTCTGATGACGCAGTTCTTCTTCGGCTACTTGCAGTTCTTCTAAAGCAGTACGCAATTCTTCCACAGCAACGGGTAGCAAATCGGGTGCTTGAAACTGCCCTCGCTGGGCTTCTTCGTACACTAAAGATGCGCGGTCGCGCACTACCTCAATTTGATTGACAAACTCATCTCCATTCACTGCCACCGCCCCTTACTGCTGACCATTTGAAGATTAACTCTTGTTTAGGTATAAAACCTCTATCTTTCGTGCAAGTCTGTGGGAAACTATGCAAATCTAGCCTTAGATACTATTACATCACTGTCCAAATTGGCAACTGCAAGCTAGATTATTTCCTCCATTAAAATAATAACTCCCTGAAATGTTGAGTGCAGATACTTAATTGCGGTCAGGCTAACTTTACATTCTATTGATTTGCCACGACGATTTGTAGCCTTTAATACTAACTCTTGATTCGTCCCACCTGGGGATAAGCATAGTTTAATCGGTTGTCTAAGTTGCTCTAATGGCAAACCGATATCCAGATTCAGCAAGTGTTTACCTTGAACTTCATCTAACCGTAGCCCCCACATATCTGTAGCTTTAGAATTCCAAATATGAATGCACAACTCATCATCTAACACTATTACCCCAATGCGTAATGTAGTTAAGATTGATTCCAAAAATAAGTTTACTTGGTTGAGTTCAGAACTACGTTGCAGTAATTCTTGATTCAGTGTTTGCAGTTCTTCATTAGTAGACTGAAGTTCCTCGTTAGTAGTTTCTAATTCTTCGTTGGTAGATTGTAGTTCCTCATTAGTAGTTTCTAATTCTTCATTAGCCGATTGCAGTTCCTCGTTGGTAGTTTCTAATTCTTCGTTAGCAGATTGCAGTTCCTCATAAGCAGCTTCTAACTCTTGGTTGGAATGTTCTAGCTCATCTTGCAATTTTTGATAGCTAGTTACATCAGTAAAAATTATTTTTGTTCCTAAAAGAGTTTGGTTTTCTAGGAGAGGAATGATTTCTATATCAAAATATTTAATTTCACCACTAGCCGTTGTCCATTTTATTTCTGAGAGAGTAATTGGGCGCTGTTCAACGGCAACTTGATCAATCTGAGAGCGCAATTCCACAGGTCGATAAGAAATTTCCAAGTCTTGAAAAGGGCGACCTATATCCCAAGAATTCAAGCCAAATAAGTTGTAAGCATTCTCGTTAGCTAAAAACAAGCAACCTTTAATGTCCACGACTACCTGTGCTATGGTATCGGCTTTGAAGGCTGCCTCATATAAAAGTTTTCCATCACCCATTTCAGTTTGTGTTGGCTCCTGGGTAATTTTAGGAGTAGAGAATAAACGGTTTGTCTGAGCAGATGTTTTTGAAGTTTTAATATATATACGTCGTTTTAAATCTATAGGAGTGAACAAATTACTGCGGGTAAATAAAGTTTCGGCTTTACCTAAAAACAGAAAACTATCATCATTGAGAGCGAAGTGAAAACGGTCTAGCAGCCTACTTTGTCCCTCAACGTTGAAATACATTAAACTGTTGCGACATACTAATAAGTCAACTTTAGCAATAGGTGCATCTTGCATCAAATTGTGGCGACCAAAAATTAGGCAACGACGCAACTCTTTATTAAAGGTAAAGCGGTTAGCATTACAGTCAAAGTATTTTGTTAGTAAATGATCCGGAATATCTTTAACTTCTTTGAGAGAGTAACTACCTTGACGCGCTTGGCTAAGAGCTTCCTCATCTACATCTGTCGCAAAAATTTTTACCCGCTCCCGAAACAGCTTTTGACCAACAATTTCAGCCAGTACCATTGCCAAGGTGTAGGCTTCTTGTCCAGAAGCGCATCCAGCACTCCAGATACGGATGGATTTGTCGGGATTTTTGTCAAGAATTACAGGGATGATATCACTGGCAAGGTAGTCCCAAGAAGCGCGATCGCGGAAAAAGCAAGTAACATTGATTAAAATTGTATTAAATAAATAATTAAATTCTGTTGGTTGTACTGCTAGGTAGTCTATATACTCACTATAGTTATCAATATTAACTTCCTTCATCCGTAAGCGAATGCGACGGATAAGGCTGGGGCTTTTATAATTAGTGAAATCAAAGCCGCGGTTATTTTTAATATAATCTAATAAAGCTAGAAATTCAGGGGTAACATCCTGTTTAAAATTCATTTCACCCTTGGCGTTAAGCTGTTGTGTTTCTAAATTTGATGTTTTAGGGAGAGAGGGGAGGCTGACAGGTGTAAATTTTTTACATTTCCCTTTTTTGGCAGAGGAGCAGAGGAAGCAGGGGAGCAGAGGAGAGAGGGGAAGAGGGTTTGATAAATTTTCTCTAAATTATAAACTGTAGAATTTAAATGCGCGTTAGCTGATTAATCAGATTTTTAATTAATTTAGTTATAACAAATTAAATTATCTCTAATTGTCCATTTCCATGTCGATGATTTAACACTTTTGATTTAGAGTCATTTAATAAAGCTTCTCGGATGACGTTAGCACGCTTTTGAGCATCTTGTGACTGCTCATCAAAACGTTCTGCTGACTTAGTATGTTGGCGATCGCGTGCTTTTTCTGCTAACCTAGTGGCTAAAGCTGAACTCTCCTCCAAGGCTCGTAGTGCCACCCACAAAGCTTCTTCTAAAGCATCAGACTGTTCAGCTAAAAGTGTTCCCGATGAATAAGCATGACCAGTACGACACCTAAACCTGAGCAAATTTCCTTCCTGAAATTCCCACAAACTACCACCACAGCCGGGACAGGCAAAACCTGAAGGATTACCTGGTCGATCGTGTTTGTGAACAGCGTTAATCTCTAATTCAGACATATCAGTTTCTATTTCCATTTCATCAGGCATCGGCTGCTCTTCCTTTGTTACTGGCTGATTCACCAACTCGGTTAAAAGTGATGGAATTCCCGATAAGGGCATAATATAATCCACATCGACGTTCTCAACCGCGCTGGTAGGCATTCCTGAAAACATCGCTTCCTTGGGGTTCTGCACCACAGCAATACCACCCCGCATTTTTACCGCCATCAAACCTGCTGTGCCATCATCAAGTGAGCCTGATAAAATCACACCAATTACGTTTGCACCGTATACTCTCGCTGCTGTCCTAAATAAAGGATCTACCGCAGGTCGATGACCGTTTTCTTTAGGGCCACAAGCCAAGGTAATATAACCAGGTTTAATTAATAAGTGATAATTTGGTGGGGCTATATAGATTTGCCCTGGCTTAATTACTTGTCCGTCTTGAGGGTGAACAGCTTTGAGTTTGCCAGCACGGGTGAGGATTGTTGGTAAAACGCTAGTGCCATGTGGTGGAATATGAAGCACAACAAAAATTGCTGCTGGTAAGTCTGGCGGCAATTGCTTCACCAAGCTGATCAGTGCTTCCACTCCACCTGCTGAAGCTCCAATAACAATTATTTTGTAGTCAGACATTTTTCAATTAACAATTAACAATTAACAATTAACAATTAACAATTAACAATTAACAATTAACAATTAACAATTAACAATTAACAATTAACAATTAACAATTAACAATTAACAATTAACAATTAAGAGGCGTTGGGGCTGAAAATAACAAAAAATATTTCAAAACCCTGATGCGCGACTATAGTTCTATTAATTACAAACTGTAAAACCTAACATTCAAGTCAGTTTATTTTTATTATACTAAATACGATAATGTTTAACTATATCATAAGATATATTTTTAAAATATAGTTTAAAAATTAAGTTTAGTTAAATTTTTATTTCGCGAGGAAATTCTACTCTAAAAGTTGAGCCTTCACCTAAAGTAGATTCAACTGAAACTTTACCGTGCATTAATTGCACTAAAGAATCTGTAATTGCTAGTCCTAAACCTGTGCCGTAGTGCTTTTTTTTCAAACTTTGGTCTACTTGGCGAAATTCTTCAAAAATATGCTCTATGTTTTCTTTAGAAATACCTATTCCTGTATCTATAACTGTAATTGCTATATAATTTGATGGCAATTCTTCTACTTTTACTTCTACCATCCCAGTTTCAGTAAACTTGATGGCATTAGAAATTAAATTGACTAAAATCTGTCTGGTGCGATCGATATCGTTAATTACATAAGGGTTTTCCATATCTGCTTTGAATAGCATAGCTAAATGCTTTTCTTCCGCAAGCGATCGCAATTCTTGAGCAGTCGCCTTAACTAAATGCACTAAATGAAATTCTTCTAACTTTAATTCCATCCTACCTGCCTCCATTTTTGACAGATCAAGAATGTCGTTAATAATAGTTAATAAGTGCTTACCATTGTTAAGAATACGCCCCATCATGTCATTTTGTAGCGGTGTTAACTGACTATTCCTTTGGCGTAATAATAATTGTGAAAAACCAATAATTGCATTCATTGGTGTCCGCAATTCGTGGGACATAGTAGCGAGAAACTGAGATTTTAATCGCGCCGCTTCCATCAGTTGCAAATTTTGGAGTTGAATTTGCTGCCTTTGGGTTTCTAACTCTTGGTTTTGTTGAGCTAAGATTTCATTTTGTATTTCTAAACGCTCTTCTCTTTCTTCTAAAGTATTAATTTGTCTAGCATTATCAATAGCGATCGCAGCTTGTTCACCCACCGCTACTAATAAATGCTTATCTTGCTCCTCAAAAGCAGCAACATCTTCCCAATTACCAACCGCCAAAACTCCTAACCTACCAGCTTGCACAGACTCAATAGCAACAGCATAAAGCGAAGCTGGTAACTCACTAGCATCATGCTCATGATTATTACGCTGAATTAACTGAGACTCCCCCGTAGCAAACACATGACT
Encoded proteins:
- the rsmH gene encoding 16S rRNA (cytosine(1402)-N(4))-methyltransferase RsmH, with translation MDKPEFFHISVLSRELVEGLAIRPGGHYLDATVGGGGHSRLILEAAPDVEVTAIDRDESAIAAAKIVLTNFNSRINFIQSNFAEFNPKNVTFDGIIADLGVSSVHLDFPERGFSFRHEAALDMRMDRREDITAADIINHWDEKELADIFFKYGEERLSRRIARRIVENRPFKTTTELAEAIAYSVPRQYRYGRIHPATRVFQALRIVVNQELTSLEKFVAQAPNWLKPSGRIGIISFHSLEDRIVKHRLKESPLLQVLTKKPIIPQEDELENNPRSRSAKLRLAERKI
- a CDS encoding ATP-binding protein; the encoded protein is MAVNGDEFVNQIEVVRDRASLVYEEAQRGQFQAPDLLPVAVEELRTALEELQVAEEELRHQNQELLTTRHQLEVERQRYQDLFEFAPDCYLLTNSQGVITEANRAAAKLFNLPQKYLLNKPLITFVVEQERQNFVNELLRLQQKERVQEWELVMQARNGLPFDAAITVAAMHNQDGGLVGMRWLVRDITVRKHAEEQKRLMEIQNLQLLEESRLKSQFLGIISHELRTPLNAILGFSQVMLRQFDSKLMPQHINMIERILNNGKQLLTVINDILDFSRLQAGRLEFKLEVFSIEQLITNIVNDFRRAAEQKNLSLNLNITLQNPQVVNDSDRLRQIVVNLLSNAIKFTEFGGVSVEVRDFDGDKLEIIVKDTGIGISDSEIQHIFKEFRQANQTNTRTPGGTGLGLAITDSLVHLMNGKITVKSQLGEGSTFRVELPHSLNLQQSSRVVKTLC
- a CDS encoding CheR family methyltransferase, which translates into the protein MNFKQDVTPEFLALLDYIKNNRGFDFTNYKSPSLIRRIRLRMKEVNIDNYSEYIDYLAVQPTEFNYLFNTILINVTCFFRDRASWDYLASDIIPVILDKNPDKSIRIWSAGCASGQEAYTLAMVLAEIVGQKLFRERVKIFATDVDEEALSQARQGSYSLKEVKDIPDHLLTKYFDCNANRFTFNKELRRCLIFGRHNLMQDAPIAKVDLLVCRNSLMYFNVEGQSRLLDRFHFALNDDSFLFLGKAETLFTRSNLFTPIDLKRRIYIKTSKTSAQTNRLFSTPKITQEPTQTEMGDGKLLYEAAFKADTIAQVVVDIKGCLFLANENAYNLFGLNSWDIGRPFQDLEISYRPVELRSQIDQVAVEQRPITLSEIKWTTASGEIKYFDIEIIPLLENQTLLGTKIIFTDVTSYQKLQDELEHSNQELEAAYEELQSANEELETTNEELQSANEELETTNEELQSTNEELETTNEELQSTNEELQTLNQELLQRSSELNQVNLFLESILTTLRIGVIVLDDELCIHIWNSKATDMWGLRLDEVQGKHLLNLDIGLPLEQLRQPIKLCLSPGGTNQELVLKATNRRGKSIECKVSLTAIKYLHSTFQGVIILMEEII
- a CDS encoding chemotaxis protein CheB, whose product is MSDYKIIVIGASAGGVEALISLVKQLPPDLPAAIFVVLHIPPHGTSVLPTILTRAGKLKAVHPQDGQVIKPGQIYIAPPNYHLLIKPGYITLACGPKENGHRPAVDPLFRTAARVYGANVIGVILSGSLDDGTAGLMAVKMRGGIAVVQNPKEAMFSGMPTSAVENVDVDYIMPLSGIPSLLTELVNQPVTKEEQPMPDEMEIETDMSELEINAVHKHDRPGNPSGFACPGCGGSLWEFQEGNLLRFRCRTGHAYSSGTLLAEQSDALEEALWVALRALEESSALATRLAEKARDRQHTKSAERFDEQSQDAQKRANVIREALLNDSKSKVLNHRHGNGQLEII